The Arachis ipaensis cultivar K30076 chromosome B05, Araip1.1, whole genome shotgun sequence nucleotide sequence ggacaggcatgcatcatatgcatttgtttgctttgtttgggtttgaacttgttttggtttgcctaattgctaaactgtccttaactgctacttgaactatttgctgtaactgctacctacttgtgttTTCCTtatctgtcttgcctgtgtttgtcctggtgtACTACATTTAAGAATGAACTTTGATGCTGAATTAATGatggtgttgtttgattgcgtggttggtttctgattgagatttttcttataagaaaggaaatgttTCAGATTTCTAAAAGATTAAACAttatttctttgaaaaggttttgaatgatttcctattggtttttaaaagattcataaggcattgataatcactgagcttgaaaacagttttcttattgaatatcttcttatgacaactttgaaactccatggtgagaccgtgtggttaggttctcacccccttacagctttaccttttcaggaatcggatgaagaagcattaagaagagttatattgTGTTTGGTTTATATGATGTTctgttaattagattattttcttccctcgtcttttttttattacaagtttgtaagagggataggagttgtatgttttatatgtatattatattatgagatattatTTAAGGAGTCTTggatatgaatctatgcctgcttgtatttttcttaagataaagtatttattccGATTtttaaagaaatcagcgatacagtatcAAGTCACAGGGtcctatttttaatatttagtatgtaaagtagtcgtaatacttcttgctattagAATGGCACAGCCGGAAGCATAATTTCTGGTAGTGAGCGTGTTACAGTACGAGATCCGtaacataaaaattaaatcattagtatgatattatattttatattNNNNNNNNNNNNNNNNNNNNNNNNNNNNNNNNNNNNNNNNNNAAAacgttaaaaattaaaataatattttatccaATTTTATGTCTCTTGGATAATATTATCCAAATAAAATCTTATTAAAAAAATGCCAAAGTAAAATAGAATACCTAAAGTTAGTAATAGTTCTATCGGAAGTTGTGAAAAAATAGGTAATATGTATTTAATAATGAACTCAAAATTTGAAacatttaaataaaagaaaaaacaaaaaataaaattttgcaaaaatacactaagaaataaaaaaatttttttattaaaatatatcttttaataattaaataacacCTAACCAAGCTCTTAATTTAGCTTCGCATCTATATATCTGCCAGTTAATTATCTGATCAGATATCTAATATAAAAGATTAATTTTCATTCGACAAATATGTGTCAATTTAACTTGTATTTTCTATCACTGGTAATATTTGAGATCCTAGTTAAGAACTCATTAAACATCTCATCCCTGCTGAGTAAGCTAACCCTTGCATACTTTTGATCAACACCAAATCGCTTCCCTCCTCTTACAAACACCTTCAAATTCCTCAGAAAACTCTCACAATCTTCTATGCCACCCTTGCACTTCATCCAAGCAAATGCTGCAATATAAAAAATGCATGCTGAGTCATACATCGCCTGGGCCTCtaagaaataaaaatgaaatgaatTTAGTTACCAGGGTAAGATTCAGATGTGTTGTTAGTGAAGGTGCAGTAGGCCTTAGGGTACTTGGCCAACGAGAAGAGATTACTTTTCTCAACAATTGCCCTTAGTTTCTCCCACCTTTCTCTCATTTTGCGATTCGAATATTCAAAGAAGAGCTCATCAGAATCTAGGGACGATCCTATTTTCTGATAACTGTCACAGATCACTCCTATGATCTTGGCAACTCGGATTTGAGATTCTTTTGATACACCAATTGAGCTCATCTGAATGAACCTCGTCATCTTCCTTGCAACTTCAATGTCCTTCACAATTGCCCATCTTcacatcaaaaattaaaatttagttatacataaaaaataagtaaggtaattaatttttaattagttaacattagttaattttttattataaaataatctctttttaaaaaaattactttttaaaGATTTAGAGTTAATATTAACCAAACCAAATTGACTTCTTAATTAAACTTGTACTTAAAATACTCATATAATTTGACTCTATGGATGCGGTTGCAATTGTTGATATGACAATCATTGCAATGCACATTGCAACacaaaaattaaactttttatATTTGTTCTTATTAATTTTACCTTCTAGTATTTTAAAATgacaaatattttaaaagaaattacaAGAAACTAATATTTTTAGAAATACAAGAAAAATGATTATcacatgatttttttattttaaaattaaaaaaaataaaattattgatGATTTGTGAACacataaagtaaattaaattaaatgataAGAGAGACAAATGTTTATTGACCAAAAGGtcaagaatttatttattttttttctattaccCGTTTAAATTAAATGATAAGAGGGATAGGATGATTGATGAAAACTAACCCAATGCGGGAACCGGCATGGCCAGTGCATTTGGAGAATGTGAACAACATAAGATCATGGTCATACTGTTGAGTAATGGGAGTGTATTGTGGCCAATAATACGCAAAGTCATGAATCACTTTCCCTTCACCTTCACAGTTTGCCACTGCTCTCCTTATGCTTCCACAAGGGTTGTTAGGGGCGGTTACCACCTCTATATATGCCTCATTCTTATCATACTCCCTAGCATCTCCGCCCCACCGATACAACCCCGAACGCAAAATTTCAACCTCCTCTTGATATTCctgcaataataataacaaacggTCAATAATTTAAAATGATTTTATTTGACTTAACATTTATAATTTTAACCTGTTAAAATCAGACATTCATAGTAATGATAAATGATTAATAACGAAAGAATCATATCATTTGGCGCCGTTTCATGTGCAAATTAAATGGCACGGAATTTGGATCATCGTTTATTAAGTCAATCACTTCTAAAATGAATTGATTGGAAATATTAAATATTAGAGTCATGAGTGGTTCATCCAAGAGTGTTAGTTAATCAAATAATTAAGAAGACAGGAGAGAGACACGGCCATGTTACAATGTTTGCATACAGTGAGATAGAGAATCTAAGGATCCATGTGGTTCTAAGTGAATCATGTGT carries:
- the LOC107640363 gene encoding L-tryptophan--pyruvate aminotransferase 1-like, which translates into the protein LQEYQEEVEILRSGLYRWGGDAREYDKNEAYIEVVTAPNNPCGSIRRAVANCEGEGKVIHDFAYYWPQYTPITQQYDHDLMLFTFSKCTGHAGSRIGWAIVKDIEVARKMTRFIQMSSIGVSKESQIRVAKIIGVICDSYQKIGSSLDSDELFFEYSNRKMRERWEKLRAIVEKSNLFSLAKYPKAYCTFTNNTSESYPAFAWMKCKGGIEDCESFLRNLKVFVRGGKRFGVDQKYARVSLLSRDEMFNEFLTRISNITSDRKYKLN